The following are encoded together in the Corticium candelabrum chromosome 1, ooCorCand1.1, whole genome shotgun sequence genome:
- the LOC134180151 gene encoding uncharacterized protein LOC134180151: MVYVVLRKGSSLVGLSHVLYRSFLVIIFCKKFVPSTGLAAATADFGSVCVRCLRVLVTGAAGFIGFHISRTLAARQQVTVVGIDNFNDYYDVGLKRERAYELSKDGVRMFHADVCDDAFLSELIRDFNISCVIHLAAQPGVRYSVKEPHLYSANNIDCFVNFLEIVSQFRGVCLIYASTSSVYGPFSKVPFFVAGLLKQTTWECLFDDEAGK; the protein is encoded by the exons ATGGTTTATGTTGTTTTAAGGAAAGGAAGTTCACTGGTGGGTTTGTCTCACGTGCTCTACCGCTCTTTCCTCGTCATAATATTCTGTAAGA AATTCGTGCCATCGACAGGTTTGGCTGCAGCTACTGCAGACTTCGGGAGCGTTTGTGTACGCTGCCTGCGCGTGCTCGTGACGGGCGCGGCGGGTTTCATCGGTTTTCACATCAGTCGCACGCTAGCAGCACGTCAACAAGTGACGGTTGTCGGAATCGATAACTTCAACGACTACTACGACGTCGGGTTGAAACGAGAGCGTGCGTACGAGTTGAGCAAAGACGGCGTGCGGATGTTTCACGCTGATGTGTGCGATGATGCCTTTCTGAGTGAATTGATACGGGACTTCAACATTAGTTGTGTCATTCATCTTGCCGCTCAGCCTGGCGTGCGCTACTCAGTTAAGGAGCCGCATTTGTATTCAGCCAATAATATCGATTGCTTTGTTAATTTCCTGGAGATTGTGTCTCAATTTCGAGGTGTCTGTTTAATTTATGCTTCCACATCCAGTGTTTATGGACCTTTCTCAAAAGTGCCGTTTTTTGTTGCTGGGCTTCTTAAACAAACGACCTGGGAATGTTTATTCGATGACGAAGCAGGCAAATGA
- the LOC134192262 gene encoding uncharacterized protein LOC134192262: MATEKHIVATALALLLAVGSVRSSSSTAGDICESFRRLCQKDWYGGDGLRRDTAGVSCHSIRALMRRTGHVVFSSVRWINPTQVPGREFQIYCDMTSFGGGWSLIYSSRDDSTGNNNMQKGNKYTAHITSLDPGNANKRLAYDVFKAIEQSSGGYEEVMLTGYRDYRFKSSLIKMYFHKISTSGLTFSQFIARGMGGYRSGCGTSKSYYGTEISSGKPIALSWDDYAFVAGTMSSSCSWDKEIWNEIDARGGHLLAPKDWHHAESHSSQSRSSGSCESRGLFHIFIR, from the exons ATGGCAACAGAAAAACATATCGTGGCAACAGCATTGGCTTTGCTGCTGGCTGTGGGATCTGTGCGAAGCTCAAGCAGT ACCGCAGGCGACATATGCGAATCTTTCCGCAGACTTTGTCAAAAAGATTGGTACGGAGGAGATGGGTTACGCCGAGATACTGCGGGAGTATCATGTCACAGCATTCGTGCACTGATGAGACGCACTGGACATGTAGTCTTCTCTTCTGTTCGATGGATTAACCCTACCCAA GTGCCTGGTCGTGAATTTCAGATTtactgtgacatgacatcattTGGTGGTGGGTGGAGCCTCATCTATTCGAGTCGTGATGATTCTACTGGtaacaacaacatgcagaaAGGGAATAAGTACACCGCACACATCACTAGCCTCGACCcaggaaatgcaaacaagcgTCTGGCGTACGACGTATTTAAAGCCATAGAGCAAAGCAGTGGAGGATACGAAGAAGTGATGCTGACCGGATACAGAGACTACAGAT TTAAGAGTTCGTTGATCAAGATGTACTTCCACAAAATTTCAACGTCAGGACTTACTTTCAGTCAGTTTATAGCAAGAGGAATGGGTGGTTACAGAAGTGGCTGTGGCACTTCG AAATCTTACTACGGCACAGAAATAAGCAGCGGCAAACCTATTGCTCTCAGCTGG GACGACTATGCTTTCGTTGCTGGAACGATGTCTTCCAGCTGTTCCTGGGATAAAGAAATCTGGAATG AGATTGATGCACGAGGTGGACATTTACTTGCTCCAAAAGACTGGCATCATGCTGAATCACACAGCAGTCAGTCTCGCTCTAGCGGAAGTTGCGAAAGTCGCGGTCTCTTTCACATTTTCATCCGCTGA
- the LOC134187167 gene encoding ankyrin repeat domain-containing protein 20B-like isoform X1 yields MRKCLPNVIETDLLQVPRCSSRSGYSLCEMNAELFEAVERDDKLPVLRFLEKEGDVNTRDEYGDKTLLMIACLRNSKNIVYLLVTNSAAVNETSIRRCTPLMMAARKGNEDIVELLLKAKDIDVIAKNSWGMTAIHHAARCNYATILEKLLSFPVPVDIVDIENRTPLWFAASCGYLSCVDVLLKRGANPLHESKTQNSPLEIAKQNGYTHVVEKMEEAIRVTSHPYVEGYMSVIRQQDQQKVCRPSLQLSSLQQLVVCFTSCVCVCIDCWIAE; encoded by the exons ATGCGCAAGTGTTTACCAAACGTCATCGAGACAGATTTGTTGCAGGTACCACGTTGTAGCTCGAGATCTGGCTACTCGCTTTGTG AAATGAACGCAGAATTGTTCGAAGCTGTGGAAAGGGATGATAAACTGCCAGTATTGCGTTTTTTGGAGAAGGAAGGTGATGTAAATACTCGTGATGAGTATGGG GATAAGACTCTTCTGATGATAGCATGTCTGAGAAATAGCAAAAATATAGTCTATTTGCTGGTTACCAATTCAGCAGCGGTTAATGAAACTAGCATT AGGAGATGCACTCCTTTGATGATGGCAGCAAGGAAAGGAAACGAAGACATTGTAGAACTGTTATTGAAGGCCAAAGATATTGATGTGATAGCAAAAAACAGt TGGGGAATGACAGCCATCCATCATGCTGCAAGATGTAATTATGCGACAATACTAGAGAAACTTCTTTCCTTTcctgttcctgttgatattGTTGATATCGAAAATCGTACACCGCTGTGGTTTGCAGCCTCTTGTGGTTATCTTtcttgtgttgatgttctcttAAAACGTGGAGCGAATCCCTTACATGAGAG TAAAACTCAAAATTCACCACTGGAGATTGCCAAGCAAAATGGTTACACACATGTCGTTGAAAAAATGGAGGAAGCTATAAGAG TAACGTCTCATCCTTATGTTGAGGGTTACATGTCCGTCATCCGACAGCAAGACCAACAGAAAGTATGTCGCCCTAGTTTGCAGTTGTCATCACTTCAACAACTTGTTGTCTGTTTcacaagttgtgtttgtgtttgcatagATTGCTGGATTGCAGAGTGA
- the LOC134187167 gene encoding receptor-interacting serine/threonine-protein kinase 4-like isoform X2 has protein sequence MNAELFEAVERDDKLPVLRFLEKEGDVNTRDEYGDKTLLMIACLRNSKNIVYLLVTNSAAVNETSIRRCTPLMMAARKGNEDIVELLLKAKDIDVIAKNSWGMTAIHHAARCNYATILEKLLSFPVPVDIVDIENRTPLWFAASCGYLSCVDVLLKRGANPLHESKTQNSPLEIAKQNGYTHVVEKMEEAIRVTSHPYVEGYMSVIRQQDQQKVCRPSLQLSSLQQLVVCFTSCVCVCIDCWIAE, from the exons ATGAACGCAGAATTGTTCGAAGCTGTGGAAAGGGATGATAAACTGCCAGTATTGCGTTTTTTGGAGAAGGAAGGTGATGTAAATACTCGTGATGAGTATGGG GATAAGACTCTTCTGATGATAGCATGTCTGAGAAATAGCAAAAATATAGTCTATTTGCTGGTTACCAATTCAGCAGCGGTTAATGAAACTAGCATT AGGAGATGCACTCCTTTGATGATGGCAGCAAGGAAAGGAAACGAAGACATTGTAGAACTGTTATTGAAGGCCAAAGATATTGATGTGATAGCAAAAAACAGt TGGGGAATGACAGCCATCCATCATGCTGCAAGATGTAATTATGCGACAATACTAGAGAAACTTCTTTCCTTTcctgttcctgttgatattGTTGATATCGAAAATCGTACACCGCTGTGGTTTGCAGCCTCTTGTGGTTATCTTtcttgtgttgatgttctcttAAAACGTGGAGCGAATCCCTTACATGAGAG TAAAACTCAAAATTCACCACTGGAGATTGCCAAGCAAAATGGTTACACACATGTCGTTGAAAAAATGGAGGAAGCTATAAGAG TAACGTCTCATCCTTATGTTGAGGGTTACATGTCCGTCATCCGACAGCAAGACCAACAGAAAGTATGTCGCCCTAGTTTGCAGTTGTCATCACTTCAACAACTTGTTGTCTGTTTcacaagttgtgtttgtgtttgcatagATTGCTGGATTGCAGAGTGA
- the LOC134182329 gene encoding uncharacterized protein LOC134182329 isoform X2, whose translation MPVMSTTQPVVAVRPSVRASTNLVQAQDTEMPNFLGVVKEVMTSLSAQSDNKGTSNLTFSGRIVTLRELIGHVKKIAYIWKVGSMNGMSK comes from the exons ATGCCGGTGATGTCAACGACACAGCCAGTTG ttgctgtcagaCCGTCTGTTCGTGCTTCTACCAACTTGGTTCAAGCACAGGACACGGAGATGCCAAATTTCC TTGGAGTTGTAAAGGAAGTGATGACGTCTCTATCAGCCCAGTCAGACAACAAAGGAACATCAAATTTGACTTTTAGTGGGCGGATAGTCACACTAAGAGAACTGATAg gacatgtgaagaagattgcatATATTTGGAAGGTTGGATCAATGAATGGAATGTCAAAGTAG
- the LOC134182329 gene encoding uncharacterized protein LOC134182329 isoform X1, with protein MKEDTNPVQSLHPSTVKIYILYFVSVAVRPSVRASTNLVQAQDTEMPNFLGVVKEVMTSLSAQSDNKGTSNLTFSGRIVTLRELIGHVKKIAYIWKVGSMNGMSK; from the exons ATGAAAGAAGACACTAATCCTGTACAATCCCTCCATCCCTCCACAGTAAAGatctacattttgtattttgtttcagttgctgtcagaCCGTCTGTTCGTGCTTCTACCAACTTGGTTCAAGCACAGGACACGGAGATGCCAAATTTCC TTGGAGTTGTAAAGGAAGTGATGACGTCTCTATCAGCCCAGTCAGACAACAAAGGAACATCAAATTTGACTTTTAGTGGGCGGATAGTCACACTAAGAGAACTGATAg gacatgtgaagaagattgcatATATTTGGAAGGTTGGATCAATGAATGGAATGTCAAAGTAG